Within Hydrogenobacter sp., the genomic segment GCCTATGGACCTTACAGGTTCTATCTATGACAGGCGCATAGACTACACTACCTACACGGTATCAAGGACCGGGCTTGATCTCATACTTTCCAGAGAACTTGCGGAATTCTGGAGAGTGAGCGGTGGTTTTAGCTTCCAGAAAGTAAGATACTCAAACATATCCCCTGATGCATCTGTAGCCATACAACAAGAGGCTGGAACGAGACAATCAAGGAAAATACTTTTTGGAATAACTAGGGATACTAGAGACAACTACTTGTTTCCTACAAAGGGCGCTCTTACGGAACTTTCCTACTCCGTTGCTGTACCTGTGCTTGGAGGTACGGAAAGGTTTAATAAGGTTACCTTATCCCACCAAATGTTTATGAAGGATACCCTTTTTGATACTGGACTTATATTATCTCTAAAAGGTGTTGTGGGTATGGCAGAGCCTTACGGTGGAAAAACTGTTCCCCTTGATGAGCGCTTTTTTGTAGGTGGTGATTTTACTATAAGAGGTTACAAGTACGGGTATGCGGGACCTTTGGATCCAAATACTCATGACCCTATAGGAGCCAACAGAGAGCTTATACTCTCCGCAGAGCTAAACTACCCTATATACAAGAATATTCTTTATGGTGCAGTTTTTTACGATACAGGCTTAGGTGCAAACAGCTGGAAAGACTTTAAACCGCAAAATTTCCGCAGTGGCTTTGGTGTAGGTATAAGGTTCATTACACCTTTCGCACCCATAAAACTTGACTGGGCTTTCAAGACAAAGAAAGTACCTGGAGATACTTCAAGAACCAAGCTTCACTTTGTGTTAGGAGTTTTCTTCTGATGATACCAAGAGTATTAACCATCGCAGGATCAGATAGTGGGGGAGGTGCAGGTATACAGGCTGATATAAAAACTTTCACAGCTTTAGGTGTTTATGGCATGAGCGCCATAACTTCAATCACCGCTCAAAATACCGTTGGTGTTTTTGAGATTTACGACCTTCCACCTTCAATGGTTTACAGACAGATAAAGGTAGTTGTTGAAGATATAGGAGTTGATGCTATAAAGACTGGGATGTTATCTTCTGAGGACATAGTGCGAGTGGTTGCGAAAGCTGTAAAGGAACTCAACTTAAAACCGCTCGTTGTAGATCCCGTAATGAGAGCCAAATCCAAAGATCCTTTACTAAAATACACAGCGAAAAAAGCGTTAATGGAGGAGCTTATACCTTTGGCGACTATCGTAACCCCTAACCTTTCTGAAGCTCAAGATATGTGCGGTTTTGAGGTAAAGACTCTGAAGGATATGGAGAAAGCATGTAAAGTTATACACTCTCTCGGCGCAGACTACGTAGTTGTCAAAGGAGGACATCTTGAAGGCGATAAAAAAACCGACGTTTTTTATGATGGGGAAAACTTTTACTATTTGGAGGGAAGGGGTGTTCCCACA encodes:
- a CDS encoding BamA/TamA family outer membrane protein, whose protein sequence is PMDLTGSIYDRRIDYTTYTVSRTGLDLILSRELAEFWRVSGGFSFQKVRYSNISPDASVAIQQEAGTRQSRKILFGITRDTRDNYLFPTKGALTELSYSVAVPVLGGTERFNKVTLSHQMFMKDTLFDTGLILSLKGVVGMAEPYGGKTVPLDERFFVGGDFTIRGYKYGYAGPLDPNTHDPIGANRELILSAELNYPIYKNILYGAVFYDTGLGANSWKDFKPQNFRSGFGVGIRFITPFAPIKLDWAFKTKKVPGDTSRTKLHFVLGVFF
- the thiD gene encoding bifunctional hydroxymethylpyrimidine kinase/phosphomethylpyrimidine kinase, whose translation is MPRVLTIAGSDSGGGAGIQADIKTFTALGVYGMSAITSITAQNTVGVFEIYDLPPSMVYRQIKVVVEDIGVDAIKTGMLSSEDIVRVVAKAVKELNLKPLVVDPVMRAKSKDPLLKYTAKKALMEELIPLATIVTPNLSEAQDMCGFEVKTLKDMEKACKVIHSLGADYVVVKGGHLEGDKKTDVFYDGENFYYLEGRGVPTKNTHGTGCTFSSAIAAFLAKGEDPLQAVKKAKEYIQGAIEHSLSLGQGYGPLNHMWMFYNL